The following are encoded together in the Mastacembelus armatus chromosome 6, fMasArm1.2, whole genome shotgun sequence genome:
- the parp12a gene encoding protein mono-ADP-ribosyltransferase PARP12 isoform X2, whose protein sequence is MTELVGKVVISTLCDHRGCLDYRRLHETIAQRFTVAEPVLRSVLFDDGKIAIHEGREETTGGLIVSPDSLIVAKTSLRICQKKANECQKCDGLHLCRYFVCGHCTFGHKCKNPHSLAFPHNAQLLKRYGLHDLTEKQLFQLLLQNDPYLLPEICPHYNKGNGLHGSCKFTTTCTKLHVCQHHFQGDCKFGSSCKRTHKIDAQGMKNFQGFSQETIENLHVVYRNKFIILGQWVTPVPVQPEVKRPTQEHSQSPPASPTKSACPSKPMSDADKNEICLYFIRTHCNFKEKCVHVHWNLPYSWQVLDNDGVTWKDLPNMEDIEKAYCDPQNDTSCTNQPSTLSGLFGLLGLQSLVVNFMTMTYGGSAVRRLSTPSSVTKPPHFILTTEWLWYWKDDSGKWLEFGRGDSASATSQTLENVYLTDKDASIDFSVGHQQYILHFKGDTGTQQMYQQNVSYGTKREVRRRPCYVSADDVKTKLNSASSHSSSSCTAESVPSYWDKNAIPDFGFKLVPLSISTKEYNRIETLFKRTMQNSKINSIHRIQNPSLWKVFQWQKEQMQKRNGGKQVDQQYLFHGTDKSLIDAICEQNFDWRMCGVHGTAYGKGSYFAKDASYSDTYARVKGGPDKIMFVALILVGEYTKGSSSYVRPPLKENSRLYDSCVNCVSNPSIYVVFEKQQIYPEYLINYS, encoded by the exons ATGACCGAACTGGTTGGTAAAGTCGTCATCAGTACCCTGTGCGACCACCGCGGATGCCTGGACTACAGACGCCTGCATGAGACGATCGCACAGAGATTTACTGTTGCGGAACCAGTCTTACGGAGTGTCCTCTTCGACGACGGAAAAATAGCCATTCATGAAGGCAGAGAAGAGACCACCGGCGGCTTGATCGTCAGCCCGGATAGTTTGATAGTGGCTAAAACCAGCCTGCGGATCTGTCAGAAAAAAGCCAATGAGTGTCAAAAGTGTGATGGCTTACACCTGTGCAGGTACTTTGTTTGCGGACACTGTACGTTCGG ACACAAGTGTAAAAATCCCCACAGTTTGGCTTTTCCACACAATGCACAGCTTTTAAAGAGATACGGTCTTCATGAcctgacagagaaacagctgtTCCAGCTATTGCTGCAAAATGATCCTTATCTGCTTCCTGAG ATCTGCCCACATTACAACAAGGGCAATGGTTTGCATGGCTCCTGCAAGTTCACCACCACCTGCACCAAGCTTCACGTGTGCCAGCACCATTTCCAGGGTGACTGTAAATTTGGCTCTTCGTGCAAGAGAACCCATAAAATTGATGCACAAGGAATGAAAAATTTCCAAGGATTCAGTCAAGAGACTATTGAAAATCTTCACGTGGTCTACAGAAATAAATTCATCATCCTCGGTCAATGGGTTACTCCTGTTCCTG TGCAACCAGAGGTAAAAAGACCCACACAGGAGCATTCCCAGAGCCCCCCTGCATCCCCCACCAAATCTGCCTGTCCATCTAAACCCATGAGTGATGCTGACAAGAATGAAATCTGCCTGTATTTCATTCGCACACACTGTAACTTCAAAG AGAAGTGTGTCCATGTCCACTGGAACCTACCTTACAGCTGGCAGGTTTTAGACAATGATGGTGTGACCTGGAAGGACCTGCCTAATATGGAGGACATTGAGAAGGCCTACTGTGACCCACAAAATGACACAAGCTGCACCAATCAGCCATCAACCCTCTCAGGGCTTTTTGGTTTATTAGGTTTACAAAG CCTTGTTGTTAACTTTATGACGATGACATACGGAGGGTCAGCAGTTCGTCGCCTGTCCACTCCCTCTTCTGTCACAAAGCCacctcacttcatccttacaACAGAGTGGCTTTGGTACTGGAAGGATGACAGCGGAAAATGGCTGGAGTTTGGACGG GGTGATTCAGCCTCTGCCACTTCTCAAACCCTGGAGAATGTGTACCTGACAGACAAAGATGCATCAATTGATTTTAGTGTGGGACACCAGCAGTATATTCTGCACTTTAAAGGTGACACAGGAACCCAGCAGATGTATCAGCAAAATGTGTCATATGGAACCAAGAGAGAGGTCAGGAGGAGGCCATGCTATGTGTCTGCTGATGATGTGAAGACAAAGCTGAATAG TGCATCATCACACAGCTCTAGCTCCTGCACAGCAGAAAGTGTCCCATCCTACTGGGACAAGAATGCCATACCTGATTTTGGATTTAAG CTCGTACCTCTCTCCATATCAACGAAGGAGTATAATAGGATCGAGACACTGTTTAAGCGCACCAtgcaaaacagtaaaattaacAGCATCCACAGGATCCAGAACCCTTCTCTGTGGAAAGTCTTTCAATG GCAGAAAGAGCAGATGCAGAAGAGGAATGGAGGGAAACAGGTGGACCAGCAGTACTTGTTCCATGGGACAGATAAGTCCCTAATCGATGCCATCTGTGAGCAAAACTTTGACTGGAGGATGTGCGGTGTCCACGGCACAGCCTACGGCAAAG GGAGCTACTTTGCCAAAGACGCGTCCTACTCAGACACATATGCCCGGGTCAAAGGAGGCCCGGACAAGATCATGTTTGTTGCGCTGATCCTGGTCGGGGAGTACACCAAAGGAAGCAGCAGTTACGTTCGTCCCCCgctaaaagaaaacagcagactCTATGACAGTTGTGTTAACTGTGTGAGCAACCCCAGCATCTATGTTGTCTttgaaaaacaacagatttacCCAGAGTACCTTATTAATTACTCCTAA
- the cfap263 gene encoding coiled-coil domain-containing protein 113: MEDELLLMEVKDEEVTKEQKEALYKRVEELKCSNAALLAENGMFERFIGRQRPRDLVSQVGGELLWAAEGSQLESAGHGRRRRSRSYIPDRLLQLTLEQKLYVAQTEVTETQQDQEKLKQRYESIQDNYKASLKEAELRLTEIRKARKEFERRLLKSTKDNRLQMKEPEKVLQYIIDKLKFNQLEKFNLKNQALKVQEKKFQQQLQQKKEMGKHDYEEIFQEYNEQTIDKNLDELQANSLKIQRILALHKEKLQNITWESTELSNDITNRKQMLMKIEEEIQHAEEDRLKAEALNQHLCHQMANFQAPDIIDYIRVKERHKKLLQSIHTWERKVGIAETALKTHTKAWHTQRDTFTSVNSTAVGVRSRENQIPVKLPDIAEHTEKQRTGKPTAFIQEYVNVS; this comes from the exons ATGGAGGACGAACTCTTGCTGATGGAAGTAAAAGACGAAGAGGTCACAAAGGAACAGAAAGAAGCCCTCTACAAACGAGTCGAGGAACTGAA ATGTTCCAACGCAGCCCTCCTGGCAGAGAATGGCATGTTTGAACGGTTCATCGGCCGCCAGCGTCCGCGGGACCTGGTGTCCCAGGTTGGGGGAGAACTTCTGTGGGCAGCAGAAGGATCCCAGCTGGAGAGTGCA GGTCATGGACGCAGACGGAGGTCCCGTTCATACATACCAGATCGGCTCCTGCAGCTGACCTTGGAGCAAAAACTTTATGTGGCACAGACAGAAGTAACAGAGACACAACAAGACCAGGAGAAGCTCAAACAGAGATATGAGAGTATTCAGGATAATTACAAG GCCTCTCTGAAAGAGGCAGAATTGCGTCTAACAGAGATTAGGAAAGCCAGGAAAGAGTTTGAACGCAGACTGCTCAAATCTACAAAGGACAACAGACTGCAAATGAAAGAGCCAGAGAAGGTGCTCCAATACATCATAGACAAGTTAAAG TTTAACCAGTTGGAGAAGTTTAATCTGAAGAACCAGGCACTGAAGGTCCAGGAAAAGAAattccagcagcagcttcaacagaaaaaagagatgGGAAAACATGACTATGAG gAAATTTTCCAGGAGTACAATGAGCAAACAATTGACAAAAATCTGGATGAACTCCAAGCCAACAGTTTAAAGATACAACGGATCCTCGCTTTACACAAG GAGAAACTGCAAAATATAACATGGGAGTCCACAGAGCTGAGTAATGATATAACCAACAGGAAGCAGATGCTGATGAAAATTGAGGAGGAGATACAGCATGCCGAGGAG GACCGTTTGAAAGCAGAGGCCCTCAACCAACACCTGTGCCACCAAATGGCAAATTTTCAGGCTCCTGATATCATTGACTACATTCGTGTCAAGGAAAGACacaagaagctgctgcagagcatTCACACATGGGAGAGGAAGGTCGGCATCGCCGAG ACGGCCTTGAAGACCCACACTAAAGCCTGGCACACGCAGAGAGACACTTTTACTTCTGTAAACAGTACTGCAGTTGGTGTGAGGTCTAGGGAAAACCAAATACCAGTAAAGCTGCCAGACATAGCCGAacacacagagaagcagagaactGGAAAGCCCACTGCATTTATTCAAGAATACGTGAACGTTTCCTAA
- the parp12a gene encoding protein mono-ADP-ribosyltransferase PARP12 isoform X1 yields the protein MTELVGKVVISTLCDHRGCLDYRRLHETIAQRFTVAEPVLRSVLFDDGKIAIHEGREETTGGLIVSPDSLIVAKTSLRICQKKANECQKCDGLHLCRYFVCGHCTFGHKCKNPHSLAFPHNAQLLKRYGLHDLTEKQLFQLLLQNDPYLLPEICPHYNKGNGLHGSCKFTTTCTKLHVCQHHFQGDCKFGSSCKRTHKIDAQGMKNFQGFSQETIENLHVVYRNKFIILGQWVTPVPAVQPEVKRPTQEHSQSPPASPTKSACPSKPMSDADKNEICLYFIRTHCNFKEKCVHVHWNLPYSWQVLDNDGVTWKDLPNMEDIEKAYCDPQNDTSCTNQPSTLSGLFGLLGLQSLVVNFMTMTYGGSAVRRLSTPSSVTKPPHFILTTEWLWYWKDDSGKWLEFGRGDSASATSQTLENVYLTDKDASIDFSVGHQQYILHFKGDTGTQQMYQQNVSYGTKREVRRRPCYVSADDVKTKLNSASSHSSSSCTAESVPSYWDKNAIPDFGFKLVPLSISTKEYNRIETLFKRTMQNSKINSIHRIQNPSLWKVFQWQKEQMQKRNGGKQVDQQYLFHGTDKSLIDAICEQNFDWRMCGVHGTAYGKGSYFAKDASYSDTYARVKGGPDKIMFVALILVGEYTKGSSSYVRPPLKENSRLYDSCVNCVSNPSIYVVFEKQQIYPEYLINYS from the exons ATGACCGAACTGGTTGGTAAAGTCGTCATCAGTACCCTGTGCGACCACCGCGGATGCCTGGACTACAGACGCCTGCATGAGACGATCGCACAGAGATTTACTGTTGCGGAACCAGTCTTACGGAGTGTCCTCTTCGACGACGGAAAAATAGCCATTCATGAAGGCAGAGAAGAGACCACCGGCGGCTTGATCGTCAGCCCGGATAGTTTGATAGTGGCTAAAACCAGCCTGCGGATCTGTCAGAAAAAAGCCAATGAGTGTCAAAAGTGTGATGGCTTACACCTGTGCAGGTACTTTGTTTGCGGACACTGTACGTTCGG ACACAAGTGTAAAAATCCCCACAGTTTGGCTTTTCCACACAATGCACAGCTTTTAAAGAGATACGGTCTTCATGAcctgacagagaaacagctgtTCCAGCTATTGCTGCAAAATGATCCTTATCTGCTTCCTGAG ATCTGCCCACATTACAACAAGGGCAATGGTTTGCATGGCTCCTGCAAGTTCACCACCACCTGCACCAAGCTTCACGTGTGCCAGCACCATTTCCAGGGTGACTGTAAATTTGGCTCTTCGTGCAAGAGAACCCATAAAATTGATGCACAAGGAATGAAAAATTTCCAAGGATTCAGTCAAGAGACTATTGAAAATCTTCACGTGGTCTACAGAAATAAATTCATCATCCTCGGTCAATGGGTTACTCCTGTTCCTG CAGTGCAACCAGAGGTAAAAAGACCCACACAGGAGCATTCCCAGAGCCCCCCTGCATCCCCCACCAAATCTGCCTGTCCATCTAAACCCATGAGTGATGCTGACAAGAATGAAATCTGCCTGTATTTCATTCGCACACACTGTAACTTCAAAG AGAAGTGTGTCCATGTCCACTGGAACCTACCTTACAGCTGGCAGGTTTTAGACAATGATGGTGTGACCTGGAAGGACCTGCCTAATATGGAGGACATTGAGAAGGCCTACTGTGACCCACAAAATGACACAAGCTGCACCAATCAGCCATCAACCCTCTCAGGGCTTTTTGGTTTATTAGGTTTACAAAG CCTTGTTGTTAACTTTATGACGATGACATACGGAGGGTCAGCAGTTCGTCGCCTGTCCACTCCCTCTTCTGTCACAAAGCCacctcacttcatccttacaACAGAGTGGCTTTGGTACTGGAAGGATGACAGCGGAAAATGGCTGGAGTTTGGACGG GGTGATTCAGCCTCTGCCACTTCTCAAACCCTGGAGAATGTGTACCTGACAGACAAAGATGCATCAATTGATTTTAGTGTGGGACACCAGCAGTATATTCTGCACTTTAAAGGTGACACAGGAACCCAGCAGATGTATCAGCAAAATGTGTCATATGGAACCAAGAGAGAGGTCAGGAGGAGGCCATGCTATGTGTCTGCTGATGATGTGAAGACAAAGCTGAATAG TGCATCATCACACAGCTCTAGCTCCTGCACAGCAGAAAGTGTCCCATCCTACTGGGACAAGAATGCCATACCTGATTTTGGATTTAAG CTCGTACCTCTCTCCATATCAACGAAGGAGTATAATAGGATCGAGACACTGTTTAAGCGCACCAtgcaaaacagtaaaattaacAGCATCCACAGGATCCAGAACCCTTCTCTGTGGAAAGTCTTTCAATG GCAGAAAGAGCAGATGCAGAAGAGGAATGGAGGGAAACAGGTGGACCAGCAGTACTTGTTCCATGGGACAGATAAGTCCCTAATCGATGCCATCTGTGAGCAAAACTTTGACTGGAGGATGTGCGGTGTCCACGGCACAGCCTACGGCAAAG GGAGCTACTTTGCCAAAGACGCGTCCTACTCAGACACATATGCCCGGGTCAAAGGAGGCCCGGACAAGATCATGTTTGTTGCGCTGATCCTGGTCGGGGAGTACACCAAAGGAAGCAGCAGTTACGTTCGTCCCCCgctaaaagaaaacagcagactCTATGACAGTTGTGTTAACTGTGTGAGCAACCCCAGCATCTATGTTGTCTttgaaaaacaacagatttacCCAGAGTACCTTATTAATTACTCCTAA
- the tbxas1 gene encoding thromboxane-A synthase isoform X2: MTDCLILLRNERWKRVRSILTPSFSAAKMKEMVPLINTATDALMNTMNVYAESGEAFDIHRCFGCFTMDVIASVAFATQVDSQSNPDDPFVHHAQMFFSLSFFRPLMLFFIAFPFIMAPLAGLIPNKRRDQISHFFISSIQKIIKQREEQPPEQRRRDFLQLMLDARTSKESVSLEHFDTARDSSELSHKNEHIQPSALDQDSELLHPQEPSSKRPQKKTITEDEIVGQAFVFLLAGYETSSNTLAFTCYLLAIHPECQCKVQEEVDDFFTRHESPHYTNVQELKYLDMVICEALRLYPPAFRFARDIDHDCVVNGQFLPKGATLEIPAGFLHYDPEHWPEPERFIPERFTAEARSSRHPFVYLPFGAGPRNCVGMRLAQLEIKMALVHLFHKFNIVTCSETKVPLELKSLNTLGPKNGILVKITRRHVGGGKMNSSPVS; the protein is encoded by the exons ATGACTGACTGTCTGATATTGTTGAGGAATGAACGTTGGAAGAGAGTGCGGAGCATCCTGACCCCATCATTCAGCGCTGCCAAGATGAAAGAG ATGGTCCCACTCATCAACACAGCTACGGATGCCCTGATGAACACCATGAATGTGTATGCTGAGTCAGGGGAGGCCTTTGACATCCACAG GTGTTTTGGCTGCTTTACTATGGATGTTATTGCCAGCGTCGCATTTGCAACTCAGGTGGACTCTCAGAGCAACCCAGATGACCCATTTGTCCACCATGCTCAAATGTTCTTCTCCTTGTCTTTCTTCAGGCCACTCATGCTGTTTTTCA TTGCTTTTCCTTTCATCATGGCTCCTCTGGCAGGACTAATCCCCAACAAAAGACGGGACCAGATTAGTCATTTTTTTATCAGCAGCATTCAGAAAATAAtcaagcagagagaggagcagccTCCTGAACAG AGGCGTCGAGACTTCCTTCAGCTGATGTTGGATGCTCGAACCAGCAAGGAATCTGTGTCTTTGGAACACTTTGACACAGCTAGAGACAGCAGTGAGCTCAGTCACAAGAATGAGCACATACAGCCATCGGCTTTGGATCAGGACAGTGAACTTCTTCACCCACAGGAGCCATCCTCTAAACGTCCACAGAAAAAGACGATAACTGAGGATGAGATTGTGGGTCAGGCTTTTGTGTTTCTTCTGGCAGGCTATGAAACCAGCAGCAACACGTTGGCTTTTACCTGCTACCTCCTCGCCATCCACCCTGAATGTCAGTGCAAAGTCCAGGAAGAGGTGGATGACTTCTTCACCAGACAT GAGTCACCACATTACACAAATGTCCAGGAGCTGAAGTATCTAGACATGGTTATATGTGAAGCATTGCGCCTCTACCCTCCTGCATTCAG GTTTGCCCGAGACATTGACCATGATTGTGTGGTGAATGGTCAATTCCTCCCTAAAGGAGCAACACTGGAGATACCAGCAGGCTTCCTCCATTATGACCCAGAGCACTGGCCGGAACCTGAGAGGTTTATCCCTGAGAG ATTCACAGCAGAGGCCAGGTCCAGTCGACATCCATTTGTATACCTGCCGTTTGGGGCAGGGCCCCGTAACTGTGTGGGGATGAGGCTCGCCCAGCTGGAAATCAAAATGGCTCTGGTACATCTGTTTCACAAGTTCAACATTGTTACCTGCTCTGAGACAAAG GTACCACTTGAGTTGAAGTCATTAAACACGTTAGGACCAAAAAATGGCATATTGGTGAAAATCACTAGAAGACACGTGGGAGGAGGTAAAATGAATTCGTCACCAGTCAGTTAG
- the tbxas1 gene encoding thromboxane-A synthase isoform X1, whose protein sequence is MEADFLNASHISGPSVTLSLFLMCLGLLYWYSVYPFSILSRCGIKHPKPVPFFGNLFMFRQGFFTPITDLIKTHGRVCGYYLGRRPVVVVADPDMLRQVMVRDFSSFPNRMTLRFATKPMTDCLILLRNERWKRVRSILTPSFSAAKMKEMVPLINTATDALMNTMNVYAESGEAFDIHRCFGCFTMDVIASVAFATQVDSQSNPDDPFVHHAQMFFSLSFFRPLMLFFIAFPFIMAPLAGLIPNKRRDQISHFFISSIQKIIKQREEQPPEQRRRDFLQLMLDARTSKESVSLEHFDTARDSSELSHKNEHIQPSALDQDSELLHPQEPSSKRPQKKTITEDEIVGQAFVFLLAGYETSSNTLAFTCYLLAIHPECQCKVQEEVDDFFTRHESPHYTNVQELKYLDMVICEALRLYPPAFRFARDIDHDCVVNGQFLPKGATLEIPAGFLHYDPEHWPEPERFIPERFTAEARSSRHPFVYLPFGAGPRNCVGMRLAQLEIKMALVHLFHKFNIVTCSETKVPLELKSLNTLGPKNGILVKITRRHVGGGKMNSSPVS, encoded by the exons ATGGAGGCTGACTTCCTAAATGCTTCCCACATCAGCGGGCCGTCTGTGACACTCAGCCTCTTCCTCATGTGTCTAGGCCTCCTCTACTG GTATTCAGTTTACCCCTTTTCAATCCTTTCTCGCTGTGGCATCAAGCACCCAAAACCAGTACCTTTCTTTGGCAACCTATTCATGTTTCGCCAG GGTTTTTTCACTCCGATCACCGATCTCATAAAGACACATGGCAGAGTTTGTGG GTACTACCTAGGCCGGAGACCAGTAGTGGTGGTGGCGGACCCTGACATGCTCAGACAAGTGATGGTCAGGGACTTCAGCAGCTTTCCAAACAGAATG ACCCTTCGCTTTGCCACCAAACCCATGACTGACTGTCTGATATTGTTGAGGAATGAACGTTGGAAGAGAGTGCGGAGCATCCTGACCCCATCATTCAGCGCTGCCAAGATGAAAGAG ATGGTCCCACTCATCAACACAGCTACGGATGCCCTGATGAACACCATGAATGTGTATGCTGAGTCAGGGGAGGCCTTTGACATCCACAG GTGTTTTGGCTGCTTTACTATGGATGTTATTGCCAGCGTCGCATTTGCAACTCAGGTGGACTCTCAGAGCAACCCAGATGACCCATTTGTCCACCATGCTCAAATGTTCTTCTCCTTGTCTTTCTTCAGGCCACTCATGCTGTTTTTCA TTGCTTTTCCTTTCATCATGGCTCCTCTGGCAGGACTAATCCCCAACAAAAGACGGGACCAGATTAGTCATTTTTTTATCAGCAGCATTCAGAAAATAAtcaagcagagagaggagcagccTCCTGAACAG AGGCGTCGAGACTTCCTTCAGCTGATGTTGGATGCTCGAACCAGCAAGGAATCTGTGTCTTTGGAACACTTTGACACAGCTAGAGACAGCAGTGAGCTCAGTCACAAGAATGAGCACATACAGCCATCGGCTTTGGATCAGGACAGTGAACTTCTTCACCCACAGGAGCCATCCTCTAAACGTCCACAGAAAAAGACGATAACTGAGGATGAGATTGTGGGTCAGGCTTTTGTGTTTCTTCTGGCAGGCTATGAAACCAGCAGCAACACGTTGGCTTTTACCTGCTACCTCCTCGCCATCCACCCTGAATGTCAGTGCAAAGTCCAGGAAGAGGTGGATGACTTCTTCACCAGACAT GAGTCACCACATTACACAAATGTCCAGGAGCTGAAGTATCTAGACATGGTTATATGTGAAGCATTGCGCCTCTACCCTCCTGCATTCAG GTTTGCCCGAGACATTGACCATGATTGTGTGGTGAATGGTCAATTCCTCCCTAAAGGAGCAACACTGGAGATACCAGCAGGCTTCCTCCATTATGACCCAGAGCACTGGCCGGAACCTGAGAGGTTTATCCCTGAGAG ATTCACAGCAGAGGCCAGGTCCAGTCGACATCCATTTGTATACCTGCCGTTTGGGGCAGGGCCCCGTAACTGTGTGGGGATGAGGCTCGCCCAGCTGGAAATCAAAATGGCTCTGGTACATCTGTTTCACAAGTTCAACATTGTTACCTGCTCTGAGACAAAG GTACCACTTGAGTTGAAGTCATTAAACACGTTAGGACCAAAAAATGGCATATTGGTGAAAATCACTAGAAGACACGTGGGAGGAGGTAAAATGAATTCGTCACCAGTCAGTTAG